A segment of the Devriesea agamarum genome:
TTCCAGTCGGAGCCATCGACGTTCCCGCAGACGAATACAACCCGGTGGTGTTAATTTCAGCGGGGATCGGGTGCACCCCCATGCTCGGGCTTCTGCGCGCATTTGCTGACGGTTCGCTCGCACACCGACCCGTCTACGTCGCGCATGTATCCAAGGCGGGGGTCGGCAATGCGCTTCAGGATGAATTAGCGCAAGCAGCAGCCCAGCTACCGCAGTGCGAGACTCGTTTTTGGGTCACCGGCGATGCCCAGCAGGGTCGTGAGGGCACCATTGCAGGTCGCATGACCTTTGACGATGTTCCACGTCCGAAACAGGCCGACTTCTACGTGTGTGGACCCGAAGGTTTTTCCGAAGATGTTCACAGCACCCTGGTTGGGCATGGGATCGACGAATCCAGGATTCACATCGAATTGTTCACCCCAAACATGCACCTGCTGCCGGCCTGAGGCGTCACGGCCAGAAATCCACCCAGCTAGCGACGGATCCTAGGTGGGCACCTGCCCATTCGACCCACATGTTATATATGCGCGCGGGGGCGACCGAAAATGGTCGCACCCCGCACGCTTGTCATGCATAAAGTGGCGTCTAGCCGTGAGGGTCAGTCATGACCGACCGAATCGAGGCCGGGAGGATCAGCGGGCCTCGTAGGATAGGCAATCTGCGTCATGGCCACCCGCACCCACACGGATGCTGTCGGCGGCGCATGCGAGATCTTCGTTGTGCGTGCAGGAGGTGCGCTGGCAGGCTCCCACCTGGGAGACGACCTTGTTGAGGCCGCCCTTCACATTGAGCGGAATAAAGGTTGCGCAGTGGGCGTCCTGCCCTACGGTCACGGCGAATGCGTGGCAACCATCGTGGTTGTAGGAGCATCCGGATACGGTGCATTCGGAGACGCGCGGCATGTCGATGACAGTCATGATGTCCCTCTCTCGACTAGGTTCGATAGCTTTTGAGACACGCTTGTCACGAAGCATTGATCTCACTGTTGAGAGTAAACCTCTTTCCCACGATTCTCTAGCAAGGAATCCCTGACGAAAATAGGCAACACAGTTTGTTTATTAATCCCAGCGCTCCAAAGATAAACTGTTTCCACAATTAGCAACACGGTCGTGCCAATAAAACTATAGTTGCAGGGACATCCGCCCTCAGGGGCCACATTGGCGTCAACCCAAGCTGGGCATAACCAGACTGACAGTAGGACTTTGCACCCCGACGATCTAGGGCAAGGGCAACGACAGTGGAGCTCACAGCGCCGGCGAACCTCCACAAGACCGCCCTACACCGCAGATCTGCGCTACAGCAGAAGGCGGGAGCCTTGCCTATGTGCCCATATCATCCCGGATGCAGCACAGCATAATTCCGATGATGCCCCGCACCTTCCGGAGAGGCCGCTTGCCTCATCCGCTACAGATACAGGCCAGTCCCGTCAGAACTGTCACCCTCAGTGTGTACAGCGTGAAGGTCCCTCTCACGCAGCAGCACATAGTCGTGGCCTTGGATTTCCACCTCGGCCCGATCAGCTGGATCAAAGAGAACCCGATCAGACACCTTTACCTGCCGAACACTTACCCCAGCTGCGACCACTTTGGCCCACGACAATCGTTTCCCCATCGAGGCGGTTGCAGGAATCAAAATTCCCGCGGATGAACGGCGCTCCCCCGGTTCATTTTCGAGATCAACCAGGATCCGGTCATGCAGCATGCGGACAGGAAGATGAGGCGCGCTGACAGCGCCTTCTGAAAGAGTGCTCACTTCTCTCGCATTCGCTTGTTTTTCAACGCCACTGTGCCAGCAATCAAAACCACACCGCCGATAACGCCACCTGCCACCGCAGCAACCCGCGAAGCAGATGCCTTCCCGTCATCGGCGACGAAAAAACCCTTGACGCTCGCCACCGCTTCGTTTTTCCACCGAACGGCAGCGTTCTTCGGGTTCAGACGATCAAGCAGTTCATCGATATCGCGCGCGAGGTTGTCCTGCCGACGTGTCGCCTCACGATCCATCTCTTCCAGGCTCGCGCCCTTATCCTTGGCCACTGATTCGCCTCCTGGCTGGGGTCTACGGACAGGTTCGATCTTACCGCGCCGCAGCACAGGGTATGATGGTCTGGCTCGCGCGAGTGGCGGAATTGGTAGACGCGCCAGATTTAGGTTCTGGTGTCCGTAGGACGTAAGGGTTCAAGTCCCTTCTCGCGCACCAGACATCCATCAGCGAGCTGGATCATCTATCCAGCTCACACCCTTAGGTGTTTCACGACCCCCATGCTCGTATTCACCCGTCGATGCATGCAACGCCCGTTCCGCCCAAACACTGAGCTTTCATGGCCGACATAGCAGCGGAGGCTGAACCGGGACACTGTCTCCCTTGAACACATGCATCCTTAACGGACTGCGCTCAGGACGCCCGTCCCCTAAGACCCCTTATCGACCAGATCTCGCCCCAGTGAACCCATCCAATCCAAAATAAAACCCTTTTGCCACTCATTAGGTGATATAAGATCAGGTCAACATCATAATTGCAGGCAAATGTTTTGAATTACCTATAGTGAAATCTATTTAACAATTCAACCTTTACTGTCAAGCAAACATCAACATCAAGTCCGATCGTCTGGAGTAAACGGCACATATCTTATGTTGCCCTCTGAAATAACCCTTTTGTTCTCATGGCTATAACTTTCCGGCACAAAGGTAGTAGATCCTGTTTTGCCAGAGAGACGTGAGAATTCTGCATTCAGCGCATCTAACACATATTTTCCTCAAGATATTTCGCGCGATATCGCACAGCCAGCCTTATCCGTTGGACACAATAGACATTCATGCTATTGTCCAGTCACATCTAGTTTCTGCATGCCGTCATGGCGCCCAAACTTCCATCTAGTGCCCCGAGGAAAGCTATGAACGATAAAATATCCCGCCGGTCAATCGCCAAAGGGGTCGCATGGTCAGTCCCGACGGCAATCGCCATCTCGACAGCGCCCGCACATGCGGCATCAAATGTCCCAATTACCGTAGACATGGCTACGACCGTGAGCTGGAATATGCGGTTTACCACCCGCGAGATCGATGACCAGCTGAAACTTCGGGTATGGACCTCGAAAACGCCAACCGATCCCACCCCAATGGGAAGCTTGTGCTTCACGAACACGAAGCCAACGACAAAGCTCACAAACATTAAAGTCGTGTACTGGATTCCGGTCGACAATGTCATTTTTAGACGAATCAACGCAAGTACCACAGCTTGGACAATGCTCAGCGAGGACTACGCTCTTAAGCCTCAGTACCTCGATGGCATCAAATTTACGGCCTACACGACACGTTTCCAGGGCACAATAACCGCCCGCACTGGCACTACCTGTTTCCCACCATTCGCCTATGAGTCAGTCCAGGACGTCACCTCAAAGCCTCCATATGCGGCATTCGAACTCTACGCCACGATCGACGGCCAAAATGGACACTGGGGCCCGGTGGAGTTCGCGATCCCCTGATTCTAAGCACAGCGCCCATCACCCTGCACCTAGCAATGTAGCGCCGAGGACATCCTCGACATCTCAAAGCGGCGACAATAGCGGCGAGATATCGAGGATGTTTCTATATTCAACTTCCGTATCCCTACATTTTATCATCGTGAGATAGACCGCTACGATTGTCGATTACCGCGGTGCCAAACGCTGCTATTTTAGTGCGGTGCTTTCATTTTTCCGCTGGCTTCTCCCCCCGTCGCTTCCCACATCGCAGCTCTTCCGGTATCAATTAATTACTAAATTACTTACGCTTATCCTGCTGGGCGGAGGCAGTGTCGGCGCCTACGCTCTAGCCAGTCACGAGGGAGCGATTACGAATGCGACTCTCCTCAAATTCCTTACTACTCCACAAGGAATACTCTTCACTCTTGGACTACTTACCGTCGTAGTCATTGCAGCGATTGCTGAGCTGGGCGGCTTCCTAGTGATCTCTGCACGCTCACTGCACGACCAACCTGAAAGTACGTACCGCGCACTTCTCTCCTATGGCATCCACCAAGTCCCACGCCTGCTTGGCCCCGGTTCACTCGTTGTCGCACTGTACCTGGCGATACTGGTCCCCCTAACGCAAGTCGGGGCCACTCTCAGCATTTTTGAGAATATTAAAATACCGAACTTTATTACTGCGGTCATTAAAGACAATCCCGCATATTTGGCGGGGTACATAGTAGTTTTAATTGTGTGCGCGACAGCTAGTTTCGCCCTCATATTCACATTTCCTTTTATTATCTTAGGTAATATGCCCGTTGGGCAGGCCATTCTTGCAAGTTTACGTCTGGTCAAAACATCGTGGACGACCATCCTCAGCGCCGTCATACTACGCATGCTCGCGCTCGGATCGATTATTACCCTCACCGTCTTCGTATGGTTTGGAGCTGTTTTCACCCTCATTGAGATTCTTCCCGATGAAGCAGCCTGGGCCCGCATTCTGATCGTTGCCCTATGGCTCGTTCAGCAAACTGTCGTTGTCCTCGCCGTCATGCTCATCGCACCGTGGACGATATATCTCGTAACCCATGCCTACTATCGGGCACTCAGCACCGATCACCGCTACGAACAGTACGTCTCAGCTGTACCGCACCTAACCCCTAAAAAACATCGGTCTTTCTTAGATCAACTTCTTGCCCATCGATATTTGACGGCAGGGATCCTCCTTATCGGCCTCATCGCCCCATCGGTCCCGCTTGGCCTCGCCTTCGACTCAGTGTTCACACCTCCTCGCGACATTAAGGTGGTTGGACATCGCGCCGGAGGTTTCGCAGCTCCCGAAAACTCTCTAGCGGGGCTTCGCTACGCGATCGATCACCGGGTTCCCTACGTCGAGATCGATATTCAGCGCACCGCCGACCACCATTATGTGCTCAACCACGACGCAACCTTTTCTCGGGTTGCCCACGACGCTCGCACCCCACAGAGCATGACTCTCAAACAGATCAAGCAGTTAGACATCTCATCTGCCCGCGATGGATCTGAACGAGTTCCCACACTCGAGGAATTCTTATCTGCTGCCCGCGGGAAAACTAAAGTCATGATTGAGCTCAAAGGGGCCACCGCCGATCAGCAGATGGCCCAGGATGCGATTCAAATCGCGGAGCGCATGGAGATGTTGGATCAGGTCGTGATTATCTCCCTTGACTACAAGCTCATCCAGTACGTTGAGGCAATCCGACCCGACGTCGACACCGGGTTCCTGTACTTCCTGGCCATTGGAGATGCGGCTGCTTTAACCGGCGATTTCATAATCCTCGAAGAAGGGGATGCCACAGATCTGCGGCTGCTCCAACTTCAGATCGCAGGTAAACGACCAATCGTCTGGACCGTCAACACTGTGGCTTCACAGCAAAAGTTCGCGAGGAAAAATGTGTTTGGCCTGATCACAGACAATATCCAGTCACTTAATACGGTGCTCAACGAGCAGCTGGCCGAAGGCACAAAAGACAGAATGCGCCGACTCTTCGTGGAGGATCTTTGGCGATGAAAACCTACGGCCTTCTGCGCACCGTCTAGGTCGAGACCTAGGGCTCTACATCGCCCGGTTCAACGCGCCGGCAATCACGCCTTTATCACACCCGCTGAGACCCGATGAGATCCCCGTGCCGACGCTACACCTTTAGACTGCTGCTATGACCCTATTTGGCCTGGTCCGGCACGGACAAACGGACTACAACGCGAACAACCTGTTTCAGGGATCGTCAGATATTCCCTTGAACACAGCGGGAATCGCTCAGGCCCACCGAGCGCTGGAACAGGTGCCCGATCTGTCGTGGGACATCGTGGTGTCCTCACCACTCTCCCGGGCTGAACAAACCGCCCGAATTATCGCCGACGACCACAGCATTCCGTTTACCGGAACGGATCCGAGGTTGCGCGAAATTGACTGGGGACTGGCTGAAGGTCAACCCGTCAGCACCATGCTGGCGACCTACCCCAACCGGAATTTCCCGGGAGTGGAGGACTCACAGGCCGTTGCTGACCGTGGATTTGAGGCGTTATCTGAACTCGCCAGTCGTTTCCCTGATAGCAAGGTGCTGGTGGTTGCACATGGAACGCTAATCCGATTCCTGATCTCCGGAATTATCGGGCATGGCTTACCATCGCTACCTAACTGCGCACTGTCGCAGATCGCCGTCAACGATCGCACCTGGAGCGTCACCATGATCGCAGGCACGCCATGGAACCACACCGTGTGTATTCCCGCCGAGGCCGATTCCGTGCGCTTCACAATCTTGCCGTCCTTTATTCACCCAGCCAACTCCATGCCATCGCCGCCAGTAACCAGTGACTAGTAGCCAGTAACCGTACACACTGACGCGGTAGTCTGCCCCCAGTCAGATGACTTGTCATCTCTAGCCCGTGAATCCTGACGAGGAGTTCTGCCATGAGCCGCACTGCAATCGACGCCCAGGGATCGTGGTTCGAGCCTGAGGAGATTGACCACCTGCGCACGCTTTTGCCCATGCTCTACGTGGATATCGTGCCCGTGCGCACTGATACCGACGGGACTCTAACCGAGGTCGGGTTGCTCCTGAGAGCCTCTGGCGATGGCCGAATTGTGCGATCCATCGTGTCAGGTCGTGTACTTGTCCACGAATCGCTGCGCGAAGCGATTGATCGCCACATCGAAAAAGATCTCGGACCCATGGCGCTGCCCTCACTGCCAGTGTCCCCGATGCCCTTCACGATCGCTGAGTACTTCCCCACCCCAGGTCGCTCTCCATTTACTGATACGCGTCAGCATGCGGTGTCACTGGCCTACATCGTGCCAATCGCCGGGGACTGCGGTCCGCAAGAAGATGCCCTGGAAATCGCGTGGTTCCGGGTGCCTGATCTGCTGGCCTCCGACGTCCTATTGGAAATGGAAGGTGGACACGACGTCATCGTACAGCGGGCTCTCTCGCACGCAGGCGTGGCCTAGGTCAGCTCGCTGGCTCAGATCCCCTACACAGGGCCCTGCATTACGACGCCGAGACCCAGCAAACAATACCGGCGAATAAGGCAACAACACCCCGCCCCCAACACCGACGAGTTAAAGCCCGGGTCCTTCCCGCAGAGCAGACACCACGATGCCGACAAGCGCCCGCAGCGCTCGTCCGCGATGAGAAATCTGGTCTTTCTCCTGCGGCGTGAGCTCCGCGCAGGTACGACCCTCCGCGCTGGGATCCTCCGGAACAAACAAGGGATCATAACCGAACCCGCCTGCGCCACGAGGAGCCGAGAGCAAAGTGCCGCGCATTTCCCCGATCTCCACGTGGGCGCGCCCATCGGGCCATGCCAAAGCCGCCGCGCACATAAAGCGGGCACCTCGATGCTCCGGCGCTATATCTGCCAGTTGGGCAAGCAAGAGCGCATTATTCGCAGTATCGTCACCATGCCTGCCTGCCCACCGAGCAGAAAGAATACCGGGGGCTGCGCCGAGCACATCCACGATTAAACCGGAGTCATCAGCCACGGCCAACAATCCGCTGTGGTGCGCGGCAGCGCGAGCTTTTAAGACCGCGTTATCAGCGAACGTTAACCCATCCTCGACAACATCCGGCAGGGCTAAGTCGGCTGATGACACCACCAGGCCTCTGGCCTCATCACCTAAGTGTTCGGCTAAGACACGTTCCAGTTCACGCAATTTTTTAGCGTTGTGGGTGGCTAGAACGATACGGGGGGAACGAGGCCCAGTGCATCCTCGGCGTGAACCGAGCTGACTGGTGTGTGCGTCATTCATAGAGCAGTCGCCAAGGCATCTCGCTGAATATCGGCTAGCCTCCGGCATCCGCTGACCGCTAGATCAAGCAGCTGGTCTAGCTCAGCCTTAGAAAAAGGCGCGCCTTCCGCAGTTCCCTGCACCTCAACAAAACCGCCTGAACCGGTGACCACCACATTCATGTCTGTGCCAGCGGCGACATCCTCACGGTACTCGAGGTCAAGAACACACCGGCCATCCACAACTCCCACGCTGACGGCACTCACCGAATCCGTCAGGACCTCGCGGGCAGCGGGAACGGAGCTGTGGCGTTTACCCCAGGAAATAGCGTCCGCCAACGCCACATAAGCCCCGGTAATCGCCGCGGTGCGCGTGCCACCGTCGGCCTGAAGCACATCGCAATCCAATTGGATAGTGTTCTCACCCAACGCTTTAAGATCGACGACCGCTCGCAGAGAGCGGCCAATCAGACGCGAGATCTCGTGAGTGCGTCCGCCGATTTTCCCGCGCACCGACTCGCGATCGCCGCGAGTGTTGGTTGCGCGCGGAAGCATCGCGTATTCGGCTGTCACCCACCCGGTACCGCTCCCCTTTTTCCAGCGCGGCACGCCCTCGGTGAAGGACGCGGCGCACAGCACCCGCGTGCGCCCAAATTCCACGAGCACACTGCCTTCAGCGTGATCGAGCCATCCGCGGGTAATGCGCACCTGACGCAGATCGCCGGCCATGCGTCCATCAATCCGCGGAGCAGAACTGGCAGTGGTAGTCATGAAGTATTCCTCCGTGGTGGCAGACAGCTAAGAGTCAGGATGTAATTCAGCGCCTGAGACTGCCAACTCTAATGGCCCGTCATAGACAGCTGCAGCTTCGCGCCGCGTCAACTCCGGATCGGTCCACGCAGGGATGTGGGTAAGCACAAGGCGTTTGGCTCCTGCGGCCTGGGCTGCCTGGCCCGCGCGCCGTCCGGTCAGATGCACGTTGGAAATGGCATCATCGCGCCCTTCTAGGTATCCGGCTTCGCACAGGAAGAGATCGACATCCCTGGCGAGATCCACTAATGCAGGACACGAGTCGGTGTCGCCCGAATAGGCAACGCATGCGAAACCGTCACCCGGCTGATCCGTCTCGACCCGGAATCCGTAGGCCTCCACCGGATGATTCACACGGCGTACCGTCAGCCTGAACGGACCAATGTGTAGCTGCTGGCCTTCGGCAAGAGGGTTAAACGCAAACGGGGCGCTACGAGCACCAACCGGGCAATCACTGTCGTTCCCGGTCACCGCTAAGAAACGCTGTCGCAGGTCAGAGGGGGCATACACCGGCAGCTGAGGCATCACACGGCCCGGATAATAGGCCCGGAACACTTCCAGCCCCGCTAAGTCCAGGAAATGATCGGGGTGAAGATGCGAAATCACGACCGCATCCAGTGCGCCCGGATCCAGCACCCGTTGCAACGTGCCTAAGGCACCGTTGCCGATGTCGAACAACACGTTCCATTTCTTGCCAGCCGCGTCGCGGTGATGGAAAAGATAGCTGGAAGCCGGGGAGTGCGGGCCCGCATAACTGCCCGCGCAGCCAATAATGGTGACTCTCATCCGGGCCTGCCTTGCGATGCACAGTCACCGTCAATCGCTGCCGCAATCGTCGTATCAGCCTGCGGATCAATCACGGGAAAGGTGGCGGTCATCGTGACCTCCGGCCCCAGAAAACGACGTGAAAGATGGGCGAACATCGTCGGATCATCACTTTCGCGGTCGCTCGCGGTTTCGGTGAAGACGTGCCGGGCAGGCCCAGCAGCCGGATCCCGCTCCATATTGAGCTGGCGCAGAACGCGGT
Coding sequences within it:
- a CDS encoding DUF1540 domain-containing protein; translation: MTVIDMPRVSECTVSGCSYNHDGCHAFAVTVGQDAHCATFIPLNVKGGLNKVVSQVGACQRTSCTHNEDLACAADSIRVGAGGHDADCLSYEAR
- a CDS encoding GroES family chaperonin codes for the protein MLHDRILVDLENEPGERRSSAGILIPATASMGKRLSWAKVVAAGVSVRQVKVSDRVLFDPADRAEVEIQGHDYVLLRERDLHAVHTEGDSSDGTGLYL
- a CDS encoding DUF3618 domain-containing protein, translated to MAKDKGASLEEMDREATRRQDNLARDIDELLDRLNPKNAAVRWKNEAVASVKGFFVADDGKASASRVAAVAGGVIGGVVLIAGTVALKNKRMREK
- a CDS encoding glycerophosphoryl diester phosphodiesterase membrane domain-containing protein — protein: MLSFFRWLLPPSLPTSQLFRYQLITKLLTLILLGGGSVGAYALASHEGAITNATLLKFLTTPQGILFTLGLLTVVVIAAIAELGGFLVISARSLHDQPESTYRALLSYGIHQVPRLLGPGSLVVALYLAILVPLTQVGATLSIFENIKIPNFITAVIKDNPAYLAGYIVVLIVCATASFALIFTFPFIILGNMPVGQAILASLRLVKTSWTTILSAVILRMLALGSIITLTVFVWFGAVFTLIEILPDEAAWARILIVALWLVQQTVVVLAVMLIAPWTIYLVTHAYYRALSTDHRYEQYVSAVPHLTPKKHRSFLDQLLAHRYLTAGILLIGLIAPSVPLGLAFDSVFTPPRDIKVVGHRAGGFAAPENSLAGLRYAIDHRVPYVEIDIQRTADHHYVLNHDATFSRVAHDARTPQSMTLKQIKQLDISSARDGSERVPTLEEFLSAARGKTKVMIELKGATADQQMAQDAIQIAERMEMLDQVVIISLDYKLIQYVEAIRPDVDTGFLYFLAIGDAAALTGDFIILEEGDATDLRLLQLQIAGKRPIVWTVNTVASQQKFARKNVFGLITDNIQSLNTVLNEQLAEGTKDRMRRLFVEDLWR
- a CDS encoding histidine phosphatase family protein, encoding MTLFGLVRHGQTDYNANNLFQGSSDIPLNTAGIAQAHRALEQVPDLSWDIVVSSPLSRAEQTARIIADDHSIPFTGTDPRLREIDWGLAEGQPVSTMLATYPNRNFPGVEDSQAVADRGFEALSELASRFPDSKVLVVAHGTLIRFLISGIIGHGLPSLPNCALSQIAVNDRTWSVTMIAGTPWNHTVCIPAEADSVRFTILPSFIHPANSMPSPPVTSD
- a CDS encoding DUF4916 domain-containing protein; translation: MSRTAIDAQGSWFEPEEIDHLRTLLPMLYVDIVPVRTDTDGTLTEVGLLLRASGDGRIVRSIVSGRVLVHESLREAIDRHIEKDLGPMALPSLPVSPMPFTIAEYFPTPGRSPFTDTRQHAVSLAYIVPIAGDCGPQEDALEIAWFRVPDLLASDVLLEMEGGHDVIVQRALSHAGVA
- the rdgB gene encoding RdgB/HAM1 family non-canonical purine NTP pyrophosphatase; this encodes MNDAHTSQLGSRRGCTGPRSPRIVLATHNAKKLRELERVLAEHLGDEARGLVVSSADLALPDVVEDGLTFADNAVLKARAAAHHSGLLAVADDSGLIVDVLGAAPGILSARWAGRHGDDTANNALLLAQLADIAPEHRGARFMCAAALAWPDGRAHVEIGEMRGTLLSAPRGAGGFGYDPLFVPEDPSAEGRTCAELTPQEKDQISHRGRALRALVGIVVSALREGPGL
- the rph gene encoding ribonuclease PH; protein product: MTTTASSAPRIDGRMAGDLRQVRITRGWLDHAEGSVLVEFGRTRVLCAASFTEGVPRWKKGSGTGWVTAEYAMLPRATNTRGDRESVRGKIGGRTHEISRLIGRSLRAVVDLKALGENTIQLDCDVLQADGGTRTAAITGAYVALADAISWGKRHSSVPAAREVLTDSVSAVSVGVVDGRCVLDLEYREDVAAGTDMNVVVTGSGGFVEVQGTAEGAPFSKAELDQLLDLAVSGCRRLADIQRDALATAL
- a CDS encoding MBL fold metallo-hydrolase, with the protein product MRVTIIGCAGSYAGPHSPASSYLFHHRDAAGKKWNVLFDIGNGALGTLQRVLDPGALDAVVISHLHPDHFLDLAGLEVFRAYYPGRVMPQLPVYAPSDLRQRFLAVTGNDSDCPVGARSAPFAFNPLAEGQQLHIGPFRLTVRRVNHPVEAYGFRVETDQPGDGFACVAYSGDTDSCPALVDLARDVDLFLCEAGYLEGRDDAISNVHLTGRRAGQAAQAAGAKRLVLTHIPAWTDPELTRREAAAVYDGPLELAVSGAELHPDS